From Oryza sativa Japonica Group chromosome 4, ASM3414082v1, one genomic window encodes:
- the LOC4336149 gene encoding protein THYLAKOID ASSEMBLY 8, chloroplastic: protein MLPAAVVRSSLRLAPPRAAARRRAAAVITMRDRSKNRKPTQRGRYLSTEAIQAVQSLKRAALRGSPSAAAAAVPVEPKLRRLLKADMVAVFRELAAQGEALLALQVFEEIRKEHWYKPKLLLYVDIVTVLASKGLRSEVDKVCSYLKREQLEPDTEGFNVLLKALLDAEFTQLTMDCFRLMKLWDSDPDRITYRTLIKGLESLGEMGLSADIKLEAQNDYGDLDFLDEEEMIDTLEQKSIWRGSSLIAENRRARISS from the exons ATGCTCCCCGCTGCGGTCGTCCGTTCGTCACTCCGCCTTgcccctccccgcgccgccgctcgtcggagagccgccgccgtcatcacgATGCGGGACAGGAGCAAGAACCGGAAGCCGACGCAGCGGGGTCGCTACCTCAGCACCGAGGCCATCCAGGCCGTCCAGTCCCTCAAGCGCGCCGCCCTCCGGggctccccctccgccgccgccgccgccgtccccgtggAGCCCAAGCTCCGGCGGCTGCTCAAGGCCGACATGGTCGCCGTCTTCCGCGAGCTCGCCGCGCAGGGCGAGGCCCTCCTCGCTCTCCAG GTCTTTGAGGAGATCCGGAAGGAGCATTGGTACAAGCCTAAGTTGCTGTTGTACGTCGATATCGTGACAGTGCTGGCAAGCAAAGGGTTGCGGTCTGAGGTTGACAAGGTTTGTTCATATCTGAAGAGGGAGCAGTTGGAACCTGACACTGAAGGCTTCAATGTGCTTCTGAAGGCACTGCTGGATGCCGAGTTTACACAATTAACCATGGACTGCTTCCGTCTAATGAAACTATGGGACAGTGATCCCGACAGGATAACATACAGAACATTGATTAAAGGCCTTGAGTCCCTAGGAGAGATGGGTCTATCTGCTGATATAAAGTTGGAGGCGCAGAACGATTACGGTGACTTGGACTTTCTTGATGAAGAGGAGATGATCGATACTCTGGAACAAAAGAGCATTTGGCGAGGTTCATCGCTCATCGCGGAGAATAGGAGGGCACGAATTAGCTCTTAA